In Sus scrofa isolate TJ Tabasco breed Duroc chromosome 12, Sscrofa11.1, whole genome shotgun sequence, the DNA window GGGAGACCCAGCAAGGACTGGAAGGAAGGCTGGGGAGCTGGTTCTGTGGGTCCTAGTGGCCCCACCCTCGTTCTGATTCAGAGAGTGAGCCGGGCCGCCCACATCTGCTGCGTCTCCCTGGGGCCCGTGCTGTCCTCTCCTCCTCTGAGGACTGTGACTCAGGTTGAAGCATCCCCTGACTTAGAGATTGAGGTCAGACAGCAGGAAGAACTTACAGCATGCCTTCAGACTGGTAGTTCCCAGGAGTCAAATCTCTCCCTCACCTGCTGCCTGGAGTCACCTGTGTTCCTTGGCATCTTTAAATGGGGCTGTGGTGGCTCTAACACCATCCTGGTGGGGATGCGTGGGGGTCCAGGGTGGGGAAGATACTGTTCTTTAGAAGAAGGTTGGGCTCTCTCAAGTCTCAGGGAGAGCAGGTCTGCGGCTCCTTGAACCCCAAGCAGCACTCCACTAACCCGAGGGCCTGTGCGTGAAGAAACAGGCAGGGATATGAAATTGATGGCTGGCTTATTTCATGCTATTTCATTTTGCTAGGAGAGCGGCGATTTACACAACAGCCCTTGCTCAGGTGGGCTTTTGTGCTGTGTGGACAGCCAGGTTAACCCTTTGCCTGCTGTTCTCTTCTTGCAGCCTTATGATCACCTCCTTATCGCCCCCTCCACCCGCCGGACTTCAGATCTGACCCCAGATCCACCTGTTGCTTAGAGGGACCCCTCCCCTCCGGCAAGATGCCGATCCTCAAGCAGCTGGTGTCCAGCTCCGTACACTCCAAGCGTCGCTCCCGAGTGGACCTCACGGCTGAGATGATCAGTGCCCCGCTGGGTGACTTCCGCCACACCATGCACGTGGGCCGGGCGGGGGACGCCTTTGGGGACACTTCCTTTCTCAACAGCAAGGCCGGGGAGCTGGACAGTGAGTCCATGGACGAGCAGGCCTCCTCCTCGTCCTCTAAACGCAGCCTCCTCTCCCGGAAGTTCCGGGGCAGCAAGCGGTCGCAGTCAGTGACCAGGGGGGACCGGGAGCAGAGGGACATGCTGGGCTCCCTGCGGGACTCGGCCCTCTTCGTCAAGAATGCCATGTCCCTGCCCCAGCTGAACGAGAAGGAGGCCGCAGAGAAGGGCTCCAGCAAGCTCCCCAAGAGCCTGTCGTCCAGCCCCGTGAAGAAGGCCAGCGGGGAGGGCAGCCCGGAGGAGGCGGGCGTGGAGGAGGCCGTGCCCCGGCGGAACGGGGCTGccgccccccactccccagaCCCCCTCCTCGACGAGCAGGCCTTCGGGGACCTGACGGATCTGCCCATCGTGCCCAAGGCCAGCTTCGGGCTGAAGCACGCCGAGTCCATCATGTCTTTCCACATCGACCTGGGGCCCTCCATGCTGGGCGATGTCCTCAGCATCATGGACAAGGAGGAGTGGGAAGCCCAGGAGGAGGATGGCGGTTACCATGGTGACGATGACCCAGCAGGCAGCCCCTCCCAGGCTCCACCTTCGGCGTCAGCCCCTCCCCTGGCAAGGCCGGAAGGCGAGGGGGGCCCGGACTTGCCCCCGCTGCCCTCCCGCGCCCTGCAGGATGAGGgctgggcggcggcggcggcggctgcccccagccccggcTCGGCCCGTAGTGAGGGCAGCCACACCACGCGGGACAGCAGCTCCCTGTCCAGCTGCACCTCGGGTGTCCTGGAGGAGCGCAGCCCCGCCTTCCGCGGGCCGGACCGGGCCCGGGCCACCCTCCCGAGGCAGCCTGACACCGAGTTCTCCTTCatggatgaggaggaagaggatgagatCCGAGTGTGAGGCGGGCGGAGGCGGGGCTCTTGGTTTCGTCCCCTCCCCGCCGCCAGCATGCGGGGGCAGCCAAGAGCCTGGCTTCAGGCCACAGACCCTGGACTCCATGGATGAGGGGCCTTGGCTGAGCTTCGGGGCCGTGGGGGACTTGGGGAGCTGACTTGGGTGTCTGACTTCTTTGCCCACCCTGCCCTGCCGTGCCCAAGCTCTGTCAGAAGTGGCTTCCCTCTCCGGGCCTCCCTTTTCCTCCACCTTGGCCTCCAGTGGCTGCCAGCTGTCAACCTGAGTCCTTGGCACGTGCAGCCAGAGCGGGGCAGCCCGGCGGTGCCAGAGCTAAATACACTTGACTCACCTCTTTTCTCCTGGCATTTCTGATGTGACCGCCAGTAGCCGCCGGAATAAATGCGTGTGACAGGTCACAAGTCCCGGGCCCTCCCTCCGCCGGCCCAGGCCCGGGAAGCCCCTTGGAGGAAAGGCTGCCCGGTGTGTACACTAAACGCCACCCCTTCTGGGGGGAAGAGAGCAGGATGCAGAATGGAAGGAAGGCCCCTGGGCTTCTTGAATTTTCAAGAAGGGGACCCTTCCAGGATGACACTAGAAACGCTGTGGCCCTCTGCTCAGTccctgtgggtttgtttgttgttgttttgtttaaacCCTTCTAAGCAATGTCGGGAACGGTGTTCAGAGAGCTGCCACCGGAAGGAAAAACGACTCCTTTTAGAAAACCTTGATACTAAGTGCTTCCAAACTTTATTTAGACCTGTTGGGGTGGGtgactgcgtgtgtgtgtgtatttcctcactccctcccccatagTTATTAACAGCGGAAGGCAGCCAGTGTAGAAAATTTTTGGAAtatgattcttttaaaagttgttatTCCTATGGGGGGGGATAAAAAGCGCTCTTTTGACTTGTTTCCCACCCCCCCCTCCTTCCGGCCCCATACTGActacttcccttccttcctcaggcCTCTGCTGCCCTGAAACCCCCTTCCCTACTTCTGAGTCCACAGCCCTGAGGGTAtggggttgccagatttagcaacaaaacaaagcaacagaaTGCTGAGTGAAATTAGAATTTCAGGCATACAGAGGAGagttttttagtataaatatgccCCATGCCGTATTTGGAATGCACGCGTGCTAAAACAAATTATTCGCTGTtcttctgaaattcagatttcactCTGCATCCGTAGAAGTGTGCCCAAGGGGATTGAGTCGAGCTTGGGGGTGAGTCCCAGGGTTAATAGATGGCCTGTTTTTCTGTCCTGGGAACAGGCTGACCCACCTCCTCCTGTCCCCTTGTAGCCAATGGAGGGCGGGGGCAGACAGAACCACCCCAGGATCCAGCCAGGGCAGGGCACGCAGCTGGCCCGGCCTCCTGGGTTTTCCCAGATCCAGACTCGGACACTAGTTTAGTTCTTGATCCGTGTGCCCCATTGGTGCTCGTTGCTAGTGTAGCTcccttggtgggggagggattgAAGAGGCTGCGCAGCCCCCACCATCTGCCCTTGAAACCCATCTAGACAGTGGTCAGTTCCAGATTCTAaactgcgttttttttttttttttttttccgtgaaAATGTTAAAACAgcaaggaaacattaaaaaagccTACAGCACGCCTGGTGTCTGTCTTTGCTTCTGGGAGGGGCTGTTATTTCAGGATGCGATGAGGGGCGGGGATGGGGTGAGTGTATAGCACTTTGGGGTCCGAGGTGGCTTCTTTCTCTGTGACTTCTGGGCCCGCCCACCCGCTCTGCTCTCCAGCTTCTGGAAGGACAGGACCTCGTCTGCCCATCAGCCTGGGCAGCCCCAGGAGCTCTGGGATTTGGTGTCTAAACTGCCACTTAGCAGTTTGGGGCCCTCAGGGGCTCAGCCACTCAACCGTTTGGTGCCCACTCTCCTTCTGCTAAATGCGAGTCATGCTGCTcttgctgggctgggctggagacaGGGTCACTGCCGGGGTGTTGGCGAAGTTGCTAAACCGAGGGAGGTGTCTGAGCCGTGTTGGAGCCGGGGAGAAGGTTGCCACCAGGACGCTCAGGCGCTGCCCGCCTGCCCGCAGGGGAAGGGGGGCCCTCCGTTCTCTCCTCTCCACCCTTGTACGTCTGTCCCGGAGAATGAACTTACAGGGGGTGTGGTTGCTGTTCTGCCTCTTGGCTGTGGGAGGGAGACCCTGGTGTCCCCATCTTGTGGGGGAGATGTGCTCCAGGGGCCACACGGCCCCCTCGGAAATCACCAAGGTAGAGTCTGAACACACGCACCTCAAAGCTCCATTACTTGGGGCAGTGAGATGGGGCGTGTGCCTGGACAGGACCCGTGACCCCTCTGTGgtccagctcctccctcccccatcagcCTGGGCAGGGCTGTCTCTGTCCTGAAGCCCCTCACAGCCCTTCTTTCCACCTGGCAGCCCTTGTGTGGCTGAGTTCCTGGAACCCCTGCCCTTCTCCCTGCAGCGTCTGCAGGGAGAAATTGAGGTGGGAACATCCTTCTCCTGGGAAGCGATTAGAAGCATAATTAAAATGTCGCCCGGGTCCCTCTGTCCCTAGACTGGCTCATCAGAGCTGCTGAGGGATGTGGTTAAGTGTTAGGAGTAGGCAGAGCCGTGGCCcccaagggggcagggggagggggtgggcacaCAGCCAAGCCCAGCTGGAGTGAGAGGTCCCCCTCCCGGGGGGGCGGGGATTGAAGAGAGGCGTGCACTGTTCCGCAGGCCCAGGCAGGTGTGACAGCACATGGGTGGGGGTGTGCCTCCCAGACATGGTgtaaatccccccccccccccgccccgctccacCCACATCACTCACCCAGGGTTCTTGAGTATCTGGGAGCCGCTGGCCACCCCAAGGCTGCCGGCCTGCTTTTAGAATTGATGGGAAAGTGCCAGCCCTTCAGGAAGATCCGGGGGCCTCAGAGGGGCCCGGCTGGTCCCACGCTCTAGGGGGATGCTTTCTGATTGGGGGCTCGGGGCCCACCAGGCAAGTATGGGATCACCAGGCAGGACTAGCAGAGCCGCCAGCTGTAACCTTGGtttgctgtgtggctttgggccaGTAATTGTCCCTCTCTGGGCCGCTTCAGTTtctgcattttattatttaaaaaaaatttttttttttctttttggctgtacccatggcatgtggatgttcccaggccagggatcaaaccaactctgcagtgatccaagccactgcagtggcaacgtgagatccttgacccactgagccaccagagaactcgagtttctccatctttaaaattaGACAATatggagttcgtgttgtggctcagcggaaatgaacccaactagtatccatgaggatgcaggttcgattcctggccccactcagtgggttaaggatctggcgccgtggtgagctgcaatgtaggttgcagatgaggcagCTAGAAATccggcatggctatggctgtggtgtaggccagcagctgcagcttcgattcaaccccgagcctgggaacgtccatattctgtaggtgcagccctaaagcaaaaaataaaaataaaatagaagaatataaaataaaaaataggccGTAGCTCAATGGTTTTCAACATTTTCCTGGAAGTTCGGTTGTCGTGAGGTCATGTATTGAACGAACAGAGCCCAAGCTTCGTGGGAAGGGTTGTGGGGATCCCTTCTCCCCTTGGTCTCAGGCTGGCCTGAGCCTCCCAGGGCCCCACAGAGCATACATCGCACCCGAACGATGTCCCATAGGACTCCTTCTACCTCCGACATCTCGGCAGGAATCCAGAACGCTTTCTGGGTAATAATTGAGTCATTGCAGCTAACATTTCCAAAAACGTGATAAGACCCCAAAGCCTTTCACCCCCTGCAGGGATGTGGTCGTGGCCCAAAGGTGCATCAGGCCAAGCCCTGCCCAGGTCCAACCATCACCGGGGTGTCTCCCCACCACTCCCGGATGACCCAGGGGGCCCTGCTCCTTTTCAGTGAGCACATATTCTCCGGCACTGTTGATGTGATAAAGGCTGTGTGTTTTAGCTGTTAGGACTGCCAAACGCCAGGACTGTTCTTTGCGTTGGCCTCTCTCAGTTCTCATCACTTTGTGAGGTCTGCAGTATCTGggtcatgcccattttacagatgaggacaccgaGGCAGCTTAAGGGGAAGGAACCGGCTTGGCCACATGGGGGCAGTAAGTGGACTGGGTTGGCTTGGCGCAGTGGCGTGACAGACGGGGAACAGGCTGAGCTCAAGGACTGCgtgggccacagctgctgcagtgcctGGAGTGGGGTAGTTGTCAGGGTGGCCGGGTGGAGATTGACCTGCTCAGGTGTGTAtggcacccccacccctccctggctcACCTTGGCTATCACACAGCAGCCTCCCAAATGCCCTGGctccagcctgggggtgggggtacgGCCTCTCCCTTGCAACTataacctcctcctcctggacccCGAAGATCCTGAGCTAAGATgcaggaaaggaggagttcccattgtgacgcagcggaaacaaatccaactaccatccatgaggatgcgagttcgatccctggcctcactcagtgggttgaggatccagcattgctgtggctgtggtgtaggtctcagactcagctcagatctggcgttgctgtgtctgtggctgtagttccaatttgacccctagcctgggaacctccatatgccgcgggtgtggccctaaaaagaaaaaaagaagacacaggagAGGCAAGTTCGGGAGAGCTTGTCTATCTCCTTCCCTTAGCAGGCTCCTCGAGGCCCTGGGGCGTCCTGCCAACAGCCAGATGGGAGCATGGAAAGAACGCTCTGGGGGAGGGAAGGTATTTGCAGGCAGACGGAGGGTGGAGGCTTTGCCTCTCCAACCTGTTGCTCTTACGCACAGAGCTTCTGTTCTCCAAGCCGGGGAGGGCGGACTGCCTTCCTGGTGGCACTCCAACCCTGAAATGACACTAGCTACGTTAAAAAATATCTGACGAGGCCCCAGGActccacgatttttttttttttttttttctccttttggccGTGCCTATGGCAGgcagagtttccaggccagggatcaaacctgcaccacagcagtgacaatgcaggatccttaacccactgagccactaggcaACTCCTGAATTTTGCTTTTATGCCCTGCTTTGTTCCAAAAAACGGTTGGAGGCAGCTTACAATGACAATAGGATAAAAATAGATCAGTGGGAAAACAAGGCTGGAACAAACAGTCCCTGAACCAAGAGGGTGGGACACAGGAACGTTCTCAAAAGTGGACTCCAGTTGGGCTCTGAGCTTCCTATTAGTCCAAGTGAAGAGGGAAATCCACACATTTTGAGACTCATGAAGTCCCCGAGGTTGGAAGGATGCCAGAAGCAGCTCTTTCTGATGCTGAGGGCTGAGAGGGATTCTCGTGAGATCTTtgaagggggcaggggtggagtcCCAGCCGGCGTCCTCCAAACAGTCTTGACAGATATCCAGTCATGCAAACCCCGTCAGGCtgcgtttcttttctttctttctttttttttaatggccccacacccagcatatggaagttcctgggccagggattgaatcccagtggCTAGCTGCGAGGTAcctgtgccacatctgcagcaacaccagatcctttaacccactgtaccaggctgggacttgaacctgcacctccacagccacccaagccaccagtcagattcctaacctactgcaccacagcgggaactcccaggctacaTTTCTGCTCAGTGTAAATTGAAGGCTTGATGCCAAGGCAGATCAATAAAACCAACTCTACGgcagccagacctgagccacCAAGCCATTTATCCAGCAGAGGCAACTGGAATTCTTCCAGACAGAGCAGGagttctcagcctcagcactggTGGCATCTGGGGCCGGATCGTTCTTTGTTTTCGAGAAACATCTTCCATCCCATGTCCAGCAGGATGCTGGGCAGCATCCACTGCCTCTGCTGCTGCATGCGTGGAGCATCCCCCCAGCCGGCTACACCCTATGCCCCATGCCAATCCAGCTCGGCCCAAAACACCACCATGAACACCACAGCTCTGACtggagccttttttttcttttctttttatggccgcacctgcagcatatgaagttcccaggctaggggtcaagtgggagctgcagctgccagcctacaccacagccacagcgatgccagatccttaacccactgagcgaggccagggttcgaacccaaatcctcacagagacaatgtcagatccttaacccactgagccacaatggaaactcctttttctttttttttaataaaggtcAACCTAAGACAGAAATGCTTTCAGGTCACGTGTCCTGGGAGGGAAGACTGAGGGGGCACCAATTTCAGGGCAGTTAAGGTTGGCCTTAAACACAGAAGCCTTTTTAAGTAGAAATGACCAGAAGGCAACTATATGTCAGGGGGGCGGCGTGCTACggactgaatgtttgtgaccCGGTCTAAACACATGGGTTGTGAAGCCCTCACCCACAACAGCGtgatattaggaggtggggccttggggGGCGGTTAGGTAAGGCGAGCTCATGCAGGTGGGGCCTGCAGGCTGGGATGAGGGTCCCGAAAGAGGAAGAGGCCAGCACACCCGTCATAGGACACGCTGAGAAGGCGGCCGTTGGCCAGCCAGGGAGGGAGCCTTCAGCAAAGCCACCCATGCTGGGAACTTAATTTGGGGCTTCCAGCCCCCCAGACTGAGAGAAATCACGTCTGCTCTTTACACCCCACTGGGGGATTTTGTTGTGGAGTCTGAGCTGAGACTCCCCACGTGTCTGGAACAGCTCATGCAGATGAGGTCGCGTGGGCCAGAGAGGGGATTCAAAGCCACGCCACGGAGGACAAGCAAGGGCGGGGATGGGTTTGCTGAGCCCCCAACCCGAGGGAAGGCCAGCACGGGCGAGCTTCTGCCCGCAGGGCCTGCCTTCCCCAggggccccacccccagggtcAGGGTGGCTGGTCCAGGCTGGGCACGAGGAGGGGCCGCCCTCTGCCTGCCCACATCTGCCGCCCACATCCCCTGGGCTTCGGACACAGTGGGCACAATTGACCCCTTGTCAATTGTCGGGGCCTGGAGGGTTTTTCCATCTGGACCCTGTCCGTCTGCCTTGTGACCCAAGAATCATTCAGCGATAACAGACCGGAGGGCAGTCTGCGTGATGAAAATGGACTTTTTCATCGAGACTCAATAGACCCAAAGGCAGATCAAACTGGTGACCTTGGCCTCCAATCCATCAAAGTGAGTGCGCCAGGCCGTGGCTGGGGAACCAATCCATCACGGCGTCGGCAGCCAGCTGGCGACCTGTGTGCTGTAAGGaaacttcctctctctcctccacgtGAGGGTGAGGGCCTCATGCACCCCAGCACGCGGGCAGGGCCACGCTCGGGGCTGTGGGGACAGATACTAGAACTCTGCTCGCAAGTGTGGCTTATCTCGACTTTCTACACCGAGCAGACCCAGCGCTGCAAGGCCGGTTCCTTTGAAGATTCCCAAGGCCTCAGATTCAAGGCCCTTCCCAAGCTCCCAGCTCCTCGAACCTCTCTCAACAGCCGACTTGCCAGATTCAGCCCCACAGGAGCAGAAGTGTTTTCCCAAACGCACGGCTGCGGGAACAGCCCTGCATATAGGACCCGAGTGTTTTCTCGAATGCACTGCCGCCGGAAACACGGTTCTAGGCAACACACTGCCTGTCACAGTTTTGCGCTGCATCTTCCCGGGAAAATTTTCTTGCATCCAGGTGAGAGCAAAGAGGTTCCGCAAATGCCTCCGTGTCCTGCACTGGGATTCAATCAACCATTGGTTGGTCCCTTCCCCTCTGTCTCAGTTTGCTCATGGTTACTGAGCTACACGACCGTAAACGTAGGAGCCGAAAACAACACGAATGTATCCCttccagttctggaggtcaggagGCCGACTTGACTGTCACtgagcttattttttattttattttatttttttgtctttttaccatttcttgggccgctcccacggcatgtggaggttcccaggctggggtctaattggagctgtagctgccagcctacgccagagccacagcaacttgggatccaagccgtgtctgcaacctacaccatagctcacattaacgccagatccttaacccactgagcgaggccagggattgaacctgcaacctcatggttcctagtcagattcgttaaccactgcgccacgacgggaactccgactgtCACTGCACTCCTTCTGCAGGTTCAAGGGGAGAATTTGTTTTCCAGCGTCTTCCAGCTTCTCGAGGCTGCCTCCATCCCTGGCTCGGGGTTCtgtcctccatcttcaaagccagcagcctAGTATATTGATTGactgattgctttttagggccacatccatggcatatggaagtttccaggctaggggttgaaccagagctgtagccaccagtctacaccacagtcacagcaacatgggatccgagccacatctgcaacctataccacagctcccagcaacgctggatccttaacccactgagcaagaccatggatcaaacctgcgtcctcatggatactagtcaggttcgtaaccattgagtcacaatgggaactccagccgtATAGTGCCTTAAATCTCAATCTCTGTGTCTCGGTGGAGAAGAAAAGCTATTGGGAGGCGTCCTGGCCCAGGCTGAATCCCTGAGCCCAAAACGGCCTGTCTCCGTGCCTCTCTGACTGAAAATACAGCCACGTGCCCACCCCAGGCCCCGTCCTAGACTCAGGTCCTGATCCTCTTAGAAGCCTAGCCAGGGGTGGGGCTCCTTCCTGCACTGCGGCTCGGCCAGCAGGAAGGAGCTGGGCTTTGGGGTCATGCAGACTGAGATCGTGTCTTTGGGAAACTCACACGTGAGCCTTTGTTTTTCTCGACtgtagaagagaaagaagaatggctCTTTCCCGGGTTTTGTGGGAATGAGAGAGAATACAGCGGACACAGTGGCCCTGTCCTGATGAAGTCCTAGGGAGTAGGAGCAACGGCTGGGATTCCAGGTCCCCATCCTACTGGCTGTGTGAGTCTTAAGCAGTTGCTTCACtcctctgggcctcggtttctttATCTGCGAAATGGGTAGAACCCACCTGAGCGGTTGCAGTGAGGACAAGAGGAGGCCCTGAGGAGGGATGTGGGGCGGGTCCTCCGTCCTGCTGCCGTGcccatgcccccaccccacccaggggaGAGACATGACTTCCCCAGAGTAGAGTTTCTAGAACTGCCAGACTCCCAGAGGCCAAACTCCCGGGCAAAGATAAAGCAGGACCATCCCGCTGCTGGACCTCCCTGCCCTGCTCGAGTGGCTATTGTGAGGCCAACAGCTGTCCCCACAAAGTGGCATCTTGGGCACAAAGAGCAGCAGAGGGGGCAGAGCACACTGGCTCATTGTCCCTGGGCCAGAGAGGCAGCTGTGGGTCACCAGGGGCTCCTCTGACCTCTGTCCCCTCCTACAGCTCTCCAGACTCCAGGCCCATCCCTGGACCTAGGGAAGCACCCTAACAGCACCCAAGTCCCCTGCTGCCC includes these proteins:
- the CDC42EP4 gene encoding cdc42 effector protein 4; this translates as MPILKQLVSSSVHSKRRSRVDLTAEMISAPLGDFRHTMHVGRAGDAFGDTSFLNSKAGELDSESMDEQASSSSSKRSLLSRKFRGSKRSQSVTRGDREQRDMLGSLRDSALFVKNAMSLPQLNEKEAAEKGSSKLPKSLSSSPVKKASGEGSPEEAGVEEAVPRRNGAAAPHSPDPLLDEQAFGDLTDLPIVPKASFGLKHAESIMSFHIDLGPSMLGDVLSIMDKEEWEAQEEDGGYHGDDDPAGSPSQAPPSASAPPLARPEGEGGPDLPPLPSRALQDEGWAAAAAAAPSPGSARSEGSHTTRDSSSLSSCTSGVLEERSPAFRGPDRARATLPRQPDTEFSFMDEEEEDEIRV